In the Arachis hypogaea cultivar Tifrunner chromosome 20, arahy.Tifrunner.gnm2.J5K5, whole genome shotgun sequence genome, AGTCGCAATGAAGGACAGGACTCCCCTTCATGGTTACTTATATTGCCTACAGATTACAGAGTTATTAGCTCCCTTACAGAGCCCTAAACACATGCTGTATTCTAAACAATTCATACCTTCGTTCAAGTCTTTCTTCACTTTGCACGAAAGCTGTGGAAATTTTGGAAACTCCACCTATGACCAAATCATTGCCAATACAATAATGTCTTCAAAAATACATAAAGGGAAACAAAAGACATATGTGACCTAATGAGGTTGACCTCGTGAGGTGACCTCAGAGAACAAAATTAACAGAAGTATCAATTTTATTTCATGATTTCCAGAAACTATCTTCAAACATTGCATATTACAATAAGTCTTTACTCTCCTCTCACAGAAATCAACACTTACATTAGCATCTTTTGCTGCCATTGAACTACCCTTCTGAATTCCTTTGTGCTCAGATACTCGTGACTTTTTGGGCACCGCGTCTTTTTCTTGAGACTGCATCCCATTACAACTCTTTACTCCCGTTTCCTTGATGAACCCCGTCCTATTTTTTTCAAGGTCTTCTTCACATTTCAATTTTTTATCCAAATCTTTCCATTTTTTCTCAAATACTTTGCTGAGTTCCTTGGCCATTAAATGAACATCATTattgggaggattatatgtcatagcATTCGAAAAGGTTAACCTGACATCAGTGGCGAATTCCTCAATGCTGGAATAAATATTTTTCTCCAGCTTGGATTTAATTGTGCCTAAATCCATGGGTTCAGATATGATTGTGAAATAATCCGGAATGTTTAATGCCACAGGGTCCACTGGCTTACTAAAAACCCAGCTATATCGATGAGATGTTAAACTCTTCAGGACTGTAGAGCAGTGTGAAGATCCCTTTCTATCAATCTTCTGCCTTTTCTCTTTTTGGCACTCAATGCTCCCTGTCCCTGGCAGTCCCCTTTTGTTGGAATCTGCCTTAAGCGACTTCTTTGAACTAGAGAGCTCACTTTGATCAATTAGGGAAACTTTCTGTGCAGCCTCACATTTTGTTCCAGAATCAACTTCTATCCTTTTGGTTGAGAATTTGATCCTCAACTTTGTACTAGGTACGATAGTTTCAGTGGCAATCATGTTGTGATAAAAAAAGACTAAACTGTGAGCTCACTCCCTAACTTTTCAAAAAACAAGTAGAGTCCAAATACTTCAGAGGGCAAGGGCATTAAGCGTGAAATGCTTCCATGTGAAGACAGAACACCTACATGACAAAAATACATTCAAAACAAGATACCAAGATAGTAACAATCACAGAACAAATATCCTAAAACTGCAATGCCCTACTTAACCCTTTAAAACTTAGTTTTGATAAAAACTATAGCCAAATAGGTTAGTTTAATGTAGATACCGAAATTAGAAGTCTAGTCTCCAAATCTTGGACAGTAGTTGCATAGATTTGACAAGGTAATTTTAAAGGTATCGAATCCAGACTGCTATAATTAGAGAAGGGGGAATTAAGAGGTCGAATTATACTGTGAATAAGCTAAGCACTACATCATAGCAACTAAACAAAAGGTCGAACAAAAACCATAatcaaattaaattcaatcatATGCTGATAATCTTAGATCTGAGCAAAAACTCAAGTATCACAAAATCAGCATAGATCGTATACCTGCCTCTAACAAAGCAACCCACTTTCGACATCAATTGAACTCAAAGTAAAGTAAGAAATCACCAATTACATCGAATTCCCATTCAAATCAAGTTCCGAAATCGAAACCCTTTTAGGTTACCATGTTTCGATAGCAACCAGGAAAATTAAGATGAAGAGTGAATAATAGATGAGCGCGAAGAAAGTAAAAAAGGATTCGGAGGTAAAAGTACCTGAATTGAAGCAGAGAGAGAGGGCTGGAAAGCCCCCCTCGGAGATCGACGCAGCAGGGCGAAGGGAAGGAAAAGAAGCGCAGAGGAGTGGGAGTGTGAACTTTCTAGCTACCAGTGTTTCTTTTTTCTCTATCTcttcttttttagggtttttccttATCTACGCGTGTTTCAGTTGACTACTTCTACAGTTCTACTCTTATTACTTGCGctttactctattttttttttttaagttttttttttttttttacttaaaatatGGAGACTCAAACCCGCAACTTTTTAATTGAATATGGAGAAAttatgccatttaaattattgtttcttggctttttttaagtttttttttatatttattttcagtgacaaaaaatataacaattatataaaagAATATCAAAACCATCGACATCATGTGTATggttttgtttcttatcttatgGAGTTGAGAGAAATTTCTTGGTAAATTTGaagtgaaataaaattataataaaaatcaaatgGATGTGGTTACAATAAACTTGGTACTTACCCAGTCTTTTTTTTGGTATTAGGTTGAGGATTATTtccaaaacaaaatatatatattggaTATAATGGGCCAATTAGTGTAAAGCTGGGCGTGTCTGACAGATTCCAAAAATGTTAGATTCTAATACTCAAGCCCAACTATTATTTTGCGACCCACCTTCACTTTACATTTTAATTAGAGATATGTTATTGGGCTTTTCTGCTTGTAGGACTTAGCCCATGACCAAACATATATTAATAGGAATATAACTTGGTGAAtgaataattattattcattttctAAACATAAGTTTTTAACCTCTTTTTCTagtattgataatattttaataattattctgATACTATCGAAAATTGGGGAGTAACTTATCCCTTCTTTTACATTGTTATTTCATGAGAAACTTAATTATATATACATTCAACATATGAAATAAAtctctttatatattttatatgaatatagAGTATCATGTTTAAACTAAATACTAGATAATTAATTTATCACATCATTTTTATCCTCTCAAAACTATACAACATGagaaatatttgtatatataattcTATTGTGCATTCAATATATCTTCcaaaaacttttttttctttttttttatataattttattgtgCATTTAATTATTTGCTTTCATGGACAGACATACAATAATATAGGGCTAGTTTGTTTATAAGAAGAGAATaagacaagacactaaaaataagACACAAAAtacagaaatacaaaattttgtttttttgtattttgtttggtgataaattataacaaattttgaaaatttaatttgttctcttttttttcatctaaaaatttgagaagaaaaatataa is a window encoding:
- the LOC112783839 gene encoding transcription factor GTE12, encoding MIATETIVPSTKLRIKFSTKRIEVDSGTKCEAAQKVSLIDQSELSSSKKSLKADSNKRGLPGTGSIECQKEKRQKIDRKGSSHCSTVLKSLTSHRYSWVFSKPVDPVALNIPDYFTIISEPMDLGTIKSKLEKNIYSSIEEFATDVRLTFSNAMTYNPPNNDVHLMAKELSKVFEKKWKDLDKKLKCEEDLEKNRTGFIKETGVKSCNGMQSQEKDAVPKKSRVSEHKGIQKGSSMAAKDANVEFPKFPQLSCKVKKDLNEGNISNHEGESCPSLRLITSRCSVCGDITCSCGIHSNSSHASEISSEGSEGKDALGQDCQTKFTSPLEKKSDPDSDGPVSSLDSEHVCSSSQLATSAGDATSGEVWSTPVFSVQLSPKKALRAAMLKSRFADTILKAQQKTLLEHGDKGDPLKMQLEKERLERMQREERARIEAQIKHAEAAARLKLEEESRQRREKEREAARLAIEKMKRTVDIEHNLEIVRELEILSGCTLSYKAVAGRHGYKVAMEETLEKPQLENPLERLGLFIKDEYAADEDEVLPNGGCEEGEIL